In the genome of Bremerella sp. JC817, one region contains:
- a CDS encoding HD domain-containing phosphohydrolase, with the protein MNLDTRISILVVDDDDIAIEMIQSYLTREGFLVFTAGNGREAIEILEENEIQIVVTDWEMPVMNGLELCREIRCRFTDHYIYCILLTSRGRNDEIVEGMASGADDFMVKPFNPPELLARINAGIRLVGLETRDLVIFAMARLAESRDTETGQHLERVRQYSKRLAQEMAKLPQFSQAIDGEFVRLIYQTSPLHDIGKVGIPDGVLLKPGKLTHDEFEIMKKHTIIGADTLDAALKKFPKAKFLRMARDIAVAHHEKWDGSGYPFGLSGIEIPLSARIVAVADVYDALTTRRIYKDAFSTDYAEQIILENSGKHFDPEVVKAFESCKDDFVQFIDQYSDEVDEMANCPAGV; encoded by the coding sequence ATGAACCTGGACACACGAATCAGCATCCTGGTTGTCGATGACGACGATATTGCGATTGAGATGATCCAAAGTTACCTGACGAGAGAAGGCTTTCTGGTCTTCACCGCAGGCAACGGGCGCGAAGCGATCGAGATCCTCGAAGAGAACGAAATTCAAATCGTCGTGACCGACTGGGAGATGCCGGTGATGAATGGCTTGGAGCTGTGCCGCGAGATTCGCTGCCGCTTCACCGATCATTACATCTACTGCATTCTGCTTACCAGCCGCGGTCGTAACGATGAAATCGTAGAAGGGATGGCTTCGGGTGCCGACGACTTCATGGTCAAACCGTTCAATCCGCCAGAGCTGCTGGCGCGAATCAACGCGGGCATTCGCTTGGTTGGTCTGGAAACACGTGACCTGGTGATTTTTGCGATGGCTCGCCTGGCCGAGTCGCGTGATACGGAAACAGGGCAACACCTGGAACGCGTTCGCCAGTACTCAAAACGCCTCGCGCAAGAGATGGCCAAGCTGCCACAGTTCTCTCAGGCGATCGATGGTGAATTCGTTCGTTTGATCTATCAGACGAGCCCCCTGCACGACATCGGCAAGGTAGGAATTCCGGACGGCGTGCTGCTGAAGCCAGGCAAGCTGACGCACGATGAATTCGAGATCATGAAGAAGCACACGATCATCGGTGCCGACACCCTCGATGCTGCTTTGAAGAAGTTTCCGAAGGCGAAATTCCTGCGAATGGCTCGTGACATCGCCGTGGCTCATCACGAGAAATGGGATGGCAGTGGCTATCCGTTTGGCTTGAGTGGCATTGAGATTCCGTTGTCGGCTCGGATTGTCGCCGTGGCCGATGTCTACGATGCCCTGACGACACGGCGGATCTATAAGGACGCGTTCTCAACGGACTACGCAGAACAGATCATCCTGGAAAACAGTGGCAAGCACTTCGACCCGGAAGTGGTCAAAGCGTTCGAGTCCTGCAAGGACGATTTCGTGCAATTCATCGATCAATATTCGGACGAAGTCGACGAAATGGCCAATTGCCCTGCTGGGGTGTAA
- a CDS encoding metallophosphoesterase, producing MKTPSSFLATLLVCLLGISPALAQEKPVSETPNLVHDRHMHHHNHHHATEDPSEKRFYTTRSSQVMLPLPNEEDAFVFAVFGDRTGGPDAGVNILADAVRDVNLIEPDLVMTVGDLINGYNQTDKWLVQMREFKAIMKELLCPWFPVAGNHDVYWRPLNDPDILPGQHDKHYEMHFGPLWYSFQHKNCNFIVLYSDEGDPKTGEKNFQKPEAQKISEEQLKFLKEAIVRGKDCDHQFLFLHHPRWLGGGYGNDWKERVHPLLKDSGNVTAVFAGHIHYMRYDPQDGIEYVTLATVGGGQSSKIPSAGYLHQYHLVTVRPKQVAMAAFPVGDAMDVREITAELQQQAIKLANEKPKVTTTLAEAKDGLQEGTITTTISNPSDRPIDFTLTPASRDSRWSISPNHTHGHIAAGETQKITFHVRYRGKRFDESYQGIELVLAQDYLARTTRYAIPEVRTPVTFDGDPVDTKESK from the coding sequence ATGAAAACTCCTTCCTCCTTTCTAGCCACACTTCTCGTTTGCTTGCTGGGGATCTCCCCTGCCCTTGCCCAGGAAAAGCCCGTCAGCGAGACCCCTAACTTGGTGCACGATCGGCATATGCACCATCACAATCATCACCACGCCACGGAAGATCCGAGCGAAAAGCGTTTCTACACGACGCGTTCGAGCCAGGTGATGCTGCCGCTGCCGAATGAAGAAGATGCCTTCGTCTTCGCAGTCTTCGGCGATCGTACTGGCGGCCCAGATGCTGGCGTAAACATCCTGGCCGACGCGGTCCGTGACGTGAACTTGATCGAACCAGATCTGGTGATGACCGTTGGCGACTTGATCAACGGTTACAACCAGACCGACAAGTGGCTCGTTCAGATGCGCGAGTTCAAAGCGATCATGAAAGAGCTACTGTGTCCATGGTTCCCAGTGGCTGGCAATCACGACGTCTACTGGCGTCCGCTGAACGATCCTGACATTCTGCCAGGGCAACACGACAAGCATTACGAAATGCACTTCGGCCCGCTCTGGTACTCGTTCCAGCACAAGAACTGCAACTTCATCGTGCTTTACTCGGATGAAGGCGACCCTAAGACCGGTGAGAAGAATTTTCAAAAGCCGGAAGCTCAAAAGATCAGCGAAGAGCAGCTGAAGTTTCTAAAAGAAGCGATCGTCCGGGGTAAGGACTGCGATCATCAATTCCTGTTCCTGCATCATCCACGTTGGTTGGGCGGTGGCTACGGGAACGACTGGAAAGAACGCGTTCACCCACTGCTGAAAGATTCCGGTAACGTGACCGCGGTGTTCGCTGGCCATATCCATTACATGCGCTACGATCCCCAGGACGGAATCGAATACGTGACCTTGGCCACGGTGGGTGGCGGTCAATCGAGCAAGATTCCGTCGGCCGGCTATCTGCATCAGTACCACCTGGTGACGGTCCGTCCGAAACAGGTCGCCATGGCGGCCTTCCCGGTTGGCGACGCGATGGACGTGCGTGAGATCACGGCAGAACTTCAGCAACAGGCGATCAAGCTTGCCAATGAAAAGCCCAAAGTCACCACCACACTCGCCGAAGCGAAAGATGGCCTGCAGGAAGGGACGATCACGACGACGATCAGCAATCCGTCCGATCGCCCGATCGACTTCACGCTGACGCCAGCGAGCCGTGATTCGCGTTGGAGCATTTCGCCGAACCACACGCATGGCCACATCGCGGCCGGCGAAACACAGAAGATCACCTTCCACGTTCGCTACCGCGGCAAACGCTTCGACGAGTCGTACCAGGGAATCGAACTGGTCCTGGCCCAGGACTACCTGGCCCGAACAACTCGCTACGCGATTCCCGAAGTGCGAACTCCCGTCACCTTCGATGGCGACCCGGTCGACACGAAGGAAAGCAAATAG